The following are from one region of the Syngnathus acus chromosome 19, fSynAcu1.2, whole genome shotgun sequence genome:
- the LOC119138483 gene encoding tripartite motif-containing protein 16-like: protein MPTTDTIMSDTWRSDNEKNPAYDPDMPEPKSRADLIKHWINLSFDARTANKVLWVSQGGAKVSRITDDVTCPVLEGPERFEYMPQVLCKEAIQGVRAYYEVLCSGWVVVGIASERAGRRNRDGSCGLGDNEDSWCLGWSGSSYHAWHDGHISEIRDVPKSSVLGVYIDHPAGILNFYAVQEVGQEVTLLKQIKSPFYDKMIPGVWLGIHSDCDIRQRD, encoded by the exons ATGCCTACCACTGACACAATCATGTCAGACACCTGGAGGTCAGACAATG AAAAGAACCCAGCCTATGACCCCGATATGCCTGAGCCAAAGAGCAGAGCGGATCTAATCAAAC ACTGGATAAACCTTTCCTTCGATGCGCGGACGGCCAACAAGGTGCTGTGGGTATCGCAGGGGGGGGCTAAGGTGTCTCGCATAACCGATGACGTCACTTGTCCCGTCTTGGAAGGACCGGAGAGATTTGAGTACATGCCCCAG GTGCTTTGCAAAGAGGCCATCCAGGGCGTACGGGCCTACTACGAGGTGCTGTGTTCCGGCTGGGTTGTGGTCGGAATAGCCAGCGAACGTGCCGGCAGGAGGAACAGAGACGGCTCCTGTGGCCTCGGGGACAACGAAGACTCCTGGTGTCTGGGCTGGAGCGGCTCCAGTTATCACGCCTGGCACGACGGTCACATATCGGAAATCCGAGACGTTCCCAAGTCTTCCGTATTAGGCGTGTACATCGACCACCCCGCCGGTATCCTCAATTTCTACGCCGTGCAGGAGGTGGGGCAGGAGGTGACTCTCCTGAAGCAGATTAAGAGTCCTTTTTATGATAAAATGATACCAGGTGTCTGGTTGGGGATACATTCGGACTGCGATATACGACAACGCGACTAA
- the si:ch211-234p6.5 gene encoding pleckstrin homology domain-containing family A member 4, which yields MDEHDRVSQASSVATISYFPVRRESDGKLQAFGKRCQAVKRDPNCPVVIRGWLNKKDSSGLKLWKRRWFVLSDYCLFYYKDSREEPVLGSIPLPSYKILFCTPRECKNRKFTFKVVHQGMRSYYFSADTQEDMLGWVRALSQSATMETEGPMHRRCSSYQDFTQIGGSTESVMDLPKSPSDEEACPKPRHVSRTFSEPSHLSGGRIVTSNPEPIGGRSARQRSSSPSARTPSPWGPNRETDSFPFIPTTRSHLGSRSHTPAGRADIRPQGDSVSVPDTLYYAPASPKTEFRSAPPTPVPERWQNISKPAPVYGSVHHAGRRPLGKSYSAGIHADSLPPLPPSSRAAHAHHPPHRSHLSPPKSEPTQIRPLESDADAVLTRLCGCDKLLQSLSVELAQLQMDKDSVQCALEVLRLQLEDWGSRGPGSHEEVLTQKVMLLEELVTIRARMCDVSLEMEVVWNQYERMESELCVFRSHLQHVCNFGMPQEQSQAQRELWMMEDILAGLKVNREHFRFLLGFRKHHMFESSGPHPGSPGSATEMPHVPPQQNVEQEPPMRPPLPQELLESKSQDLGWPESSYDGIYADDPIHGRGKNPADRLRVKAHKDASASQATSTKKMKMSEEEQMERMKRNQERMTNRKKPPVPSAAAKTQSSETQEESPSRAPFPLRVTRVVTTMLPSSLVARRVSVEDPPPEVQAPLTEQLCPPEHGNKSEPTKPQQHLVTKTSRPASGSSEMEADVSREASAKTSSSDSREPSEAPRDGHSAEMKAVDGPSDMDPGLCMSPEQREAKLRRVERIRQQIIQSAITPVKHEGRLHDSSGKQKATSDQESNCQAKTFRSSLSCVPPRSPALGATSQVENRQKQLVDNAKRDIKFGSRTQHKSYNRTKIKRPPSPHHVTSVTLCQKDAGEDGRQLDGTEDVDGEHPSSDLRSKWFLSTNHRLEFAPPCDPDLDISAEEKARKEDQPDEASDSATMSSAVSQSLEKMKENHSLFYKIACDISISDTDITKNDGNSPEELVIIEHELGSASDQGGKDGEANQPVVQNGGTKESEERNLGLDQNNSKTPSSSIHNGKRVGRTASFQKAKVTVFRTSL from the exons ATGGATGAGCACGACCGAGTAAGCCAAGCATCCAGCGTGGCCACCATCTCCTACTTTCCTGTCAGACGG GAAAGCGATGGCAAGCTGCAAGCATTTGGAAAAAGGTGTCAAGCCGTCAAGAGAGACCCCAACTGCCCCGTGGTCATCAGAGGATGGCTCAACAAaaaa GACAGCAGCGGATTGAAATTATGGAAGAGAAGGTGGTTCGTCCTCTCCGACTATTGTTTGTTCTACTACAAAG ACAGCAGAGAAGAACCCGTGCTGGGCAGCATTCCACTGCCCAGCTACAAGATCTTATTCTGCACGCCGCGAGAATGCAAGAACAGGAAGTTCACCTTCAAg GTGGTGCACCAGGGAATGCGCTCTTATTACTTCAGCGCTGACACTCAGGAGGACATGCTGGGTTGGGTCCGAGCTCTCAGTCAATCTGCTACCATGGAAACGGAGGGCCCCATGCACAG GCGCTGTTCAAGCTACCAAGATTTCACTCAGATAGGCGGCAGCACGGAGTCAGTGATGGACCTCCCAAAGTCCCCCTCGGACGAGGAGGCTTGTCCAAAACCGAGACACGTCAGCAGAACTTTCAGTGAGCCCAGTCATCTGAGCGGGGGAAGGATCGTGACGTCAAACCCGGAGCCGATAGGCGGGAGGAGCGCTCGTCAGAGGAGCTCGAG CCCTTCAGCGCGAACTCCGAGCCCGTGGGGTCCAAACCGGGAGACGGATTCCTTCCCTTTCATCCCGACCACCAGGAGTCATCTTGGGTCTCGCTCTCACACACCGGCGGGAAGGGCGGACATTCGACCTCAGGGTGACTCGGTGTCGGTGCCCGACACGCTCTACTACGCACCCGCCTCACCCAAGACAGAATTCCGATCCGCTCCTCCCACCCCGGTCCCCGAGCGGTGGCAGAACATCAGCAAG cCTGCACCTGTTTACGGATCTGTGCATCACGCTGGGCGAAGACCTTTAGGAAAG AGCTACTCGGCGGGGATCCACGCAGACTCGCTGCCCCCTTTGCCGCCCTCGTCTCGGGCCGCACATGCGCATCACCCCCCTCACCGCAGCCATTTATCT CCTCCAAAGTCTGAGCCAACACAAATCCGACCTCTTGAAAGTGATGCTGAC GCTGTGTTGACAAGGTTGTGTGGCTGTGACAAGCTTCTGCAGTCTTTGTCTGTCGAACTCGCCCAACTCCAAATGGACAAG GATAGCGTCCAGTGTGCCTTAGAGGTGTTGCGCTTGCAACTGGAGGACTGGGGCAGCCGGGGACCCGGTTCCCATGAAGAGGTCCTGACCCAGAAGGTTATGCTGCTGGAAGAACTGGTCACAATCCGAGCCAGAATGTGTGACGTGTCATTg GAAATGGAGGTTGTGTGGAATCAGTATGAGAGAATGGAAAGTGAACTTTGCGTTTTTCGTTCGCACCTGCAGCACGTTTGCAACTTTGGGATGCCGCAG GAGCAGTCTCAGGCCCAAAGAGAGCTCTGGATGATGGAGGACATTCTCGCGGGGTTAAAGGTGAACAGGGAGCATTTCCGCTTCCTGCTTGGATTCCGCAAACACCACA TGTTTGAGTCCTCGGGTCCGCATCCCGGATCTCCTGGTTCTGCCACCGAGATGCCTCACGTGCCACCG CAGCAGAATGTGGAACAAGAGCCACCAATGCGCCCGCCTTTACCCCAGGAGCTACTGGAAAGCAAAAGCCAGGACCTCGGCTGGCCAGAGTCCTCATATGAC GGGATCTACGCCGACGATCCCATTCACGGACGAGGCAAGAATCCAGCTGACCGCCTACGTGTAAAAGCACACAAGGATGCATCTG CATCTCAGGCAACATCAACCAAG aagatgaagatgagcgaggaggagcagatggagaggatgaagaggaaCCAGGAGAGGATGACTAATAGGAAGAAACCTCCCGTACCCTCCGCAGCTGCCAAGACCCAAAGTTCAGAAACACAAGAAGAG TCTCCTTCTCGGGCCCCCTTCCCTTTGAGGGTGACACGTGTGGTTACCACCATGCTGCCGTCTTCCCTGGTGGCCCGGCGGGTTTCCGTGGAGGATCCCCCGCCAGAGGTCCAAGCCCCGCTGACCGAGCAGCTATGCCCGCCAGAGCACGGTAATAAATCCGAGCCGACAAAGCCCCAGCAGCATCTTGTCACCAAAACAAGCCGGCCCGCATCCGGGAGCTCTGAGATGGAGGCGGACGTGAGCAGAGAAGCTTCTGCAAAAACATCAAGTTCCGATTCTCGTGAGCCGTCGGAAGCTCCCCGAGATGGTCACAGTGCTGAAATGAAG GCTGTTGATGGGCCCTCCGACATGGACCCTGGCCTCTGTATGAGTCCTGAGCAACGTGAGGCCAAACTCAGGCGTGTGGAACGTATACGCCAGCAAATCATACAAAG tgccaTTACACCAGTCAAGCACGAGGGACGTCTCCATGACTCATCAGGAAAGCAAAAAGCAACATCAG ATCAGGAATCTAACTGCCAGGCAAAGACGTTCCGAAGTTCTTTGAGTTGTGTTCCTCCACGTTCTCCCGCCCTTGGTGCGACATCCCAAGTTGAGAACAGACAAAAGCAACTTGTTGACAATGCAAAGAGAGACATCAAGTTTGGGAGCAGAACGCAGCACAAAAGTTACAATCGCACCAAAATCAAACGGCCGCCGTCGCCGCATCACGTCACGTCCGTGACGCTCTGTCAGAAAGACGCAGGCGAGGACGGTCGCCAATTGGACGGTACCGAAGATGTCGACGGAGAACATCCGTCTTCCGACTTGAGATCCAAGTGGTTCCTCTCCACCAACCACCGTCTTGAATTTGCACCGCCGTGCGACCCTGATCTTGACATCAGCGCTGAGGAGAAAGCCCGCAAGGAGGACCAGCCAGACGAGGCCAGCGACTCCGCTACCATGTCTTCCGCGGTTAGCCAGagcttggagaaaatgaaagaaaaccaCTCGCTCTTCTATAAGATCGCTTGCGATATCAGCATCTCCGATACGGACATCACCAAGAATGACGGGAACTCCCCGGAGGAGCTCGTCATCATCGAACACGAGCTCGGTAGCGCATCCGATCAGGGCGGCAAGGACGGCGAAGCCAACCAACCGGTAGTCCAAAATGGCGGGACCAAAGAGTCTGAAGAACGAAATTTGGGCCTTGACCAGAATAACTCGAAGACTCCATCCAGCTCCATCCACAATGGAAAGCGTGTCGGTCGGACCGCCTCTTTCCAAAAAGCAAAAGTAACCGTTTTTAGGACCAGTTTGTAA
- the LOC119138480 gene encoding stonustoxin subunit beta-like → MPTSTPSTRILHAACRPEKIGKGSKNVAALQDKIPDYDPNVPEPTCRAELLKFWIKLSLDDKTANKMLWITDGGSKVFRMTDDVTCPVLDRPERYEYTPQVLCKEGILGFRAYWEIKYSGWVVAGVTYEGAGRRGRDGPCGLGENEQSWGLGWGGSHYQVWFDGIDNQIWDVPQYSTIGVYLDQPAGAVNFYAVEEAEGKREVRLLQRFKSSFKGRMMPGFWVGQKSSCTLTLKE, encoded by the exons ATGCCAACCAGCACGCCCAGTACGAGAATCCTGCACGCAGCCTGCAGACCTG aGAAAATAGGGAAGGGGTCAAAAAATGTGGCTGCTCTTCAAG ataaAATTCCTGACTATGACCCAAACGTCCCAGAACCAACATGCCGAGCCGAGCTCCTTAAAT TCTGGATCAAACTTTCGCTGGATGATAAAACAGCCAATAAGATGCTGTGGATAACAGACGGCGGCTCCAAAGTGTTCCGaatgactgatgatgtcacttgTCCGGTACTGGACAGGCCGGAGCGATATGAATATACACCGCAG gttctTTGCAAAGAAGGAATCTTGGGCTTCCGAGCTTACTGGGAGATCAAGTATTCCGGTTGGGTGGTGGCCGGGGTCACCTACGAAGGTGCCGGGCGGAGGGGACGGGACGGACCCTGCGGTCTGGGCGAGAATGAACAGTCCTGGGGGCTGGGCTGGGGGGGATCCCACTACCAGGTGTGGTTCGACGGCATCGACAACCAAATCTGGGACGTCCCCCAGTACAGCACCATCGGCGTGTACCTGGACCAGCCGGCGGGGGCGGTCAACTTTTACGCCGTTGAGGAGGCCGAGGGCAAGCGGGAGGTGAGACTCCTACAGCGGTTTAAAAGCTCCTTCAAGGGGAGGATGATGCCTGGGTTCTGGGTTGGACAAAAGTCCTCATGCACTCTCACTTTGAAGGAATGA